Proteins from a genomic interval of Syntrophorhabdus sp.:
- a CDS encoding adenylate/guanylate cyclase domain-containing protein: MRDRRHQVITVVIAVLAVLSCLGIYGAGLQKGLEGRAYDRRVKASDALGLGKGAPSEEIVVVGIDERSFIRKKPLLFVYDDIGRFLRRMDEYGARTVGLDLILVHKQSDKLKDAAAAFMAGSPDGAKAEAGRVMEEVGERLDRSVLGPIMDVSERMNIVQVVHGDMVPFYYGVSPFIKNMVIADAALTDGELSGNDGIIRKQMVGRGGRPSFASVLYRLATGRQYGSAPVFLNYTLTRSIPFYRLDDVMDGRIDRKAFSGKTVVLGYISGYEDVHATPLKGDIFPADPAERNASSRRPGSGRMPGPVIHGTIAETMLTGTSLTEAPLAVNVAVLIVLAGVSLAVISLMRPLPAIAALVALAVLFFAVNLLLFSAGCYIHIFPQAIAPFVVAILVYPYRYLVEERTRRKVEKVFGYYMDRNVLDRLLDMDPESLLAGEARDVSILFLDVRNFTALSTQREARQVVGFLNFFFGALTERIQERGGFVNKFIGDGLLAFFMTGESPAADAVSAALDILDETRRLNDEGRFRESIGDWRVGVGIGIHHGEVILGNIGSERKMDFTIIGEHVNIASRIEGLTKEAGTALLVSSDARTAAGDAFPWKTLGEFAVKGVERPISLYTVGET; this comes from the coding sequence GTGAGAGATCGAAGACATCAGGTCATCACGGTCGTGATAGCGGTTCTTGCGGTCCTCTCTTGCCTCGGCATATATGGTGCGGGGTTGCAGAAGGGCCTGGAGGGAAGGGCCTACGACAGGCGCGTTAAGGCTTCCGACGCCCTCGGCCTCGGAAAGGGCGCGCCGAGCGAAGAGATCGTCGTTGTCGGCATCGATGAGAGGTCCTTTATCAGGAAGAAGCCCCTCCTCTTCGTCTACGACGACATCGGCCGGTTCCTGCGGCGCATGGATGAATACGGCGCGAGGACGGTGGGCCTCGACCTCATTCTCGTCCACAAACAGAGCGACAAGCTCAAGGATGCGGCAGCCGCGTTCATGGCCGGCAGCCCCGACGGAGCGAAGGCCGAGGCCGGCCGGGTCATGGAGGAAGTGGGCGAGAGACTGGACCGGTCGGTGCTGGGTCCCATCATGGATGTGTCGGAGCGCATGAACATCGTGCAGGTCGTCCACGGTGACATGGTCCCCTTCTATTACGGGGTGAGCCCCTTCATAAAGAACATGGTCATCGCCGATGCCGCCCTGACGGATGGCGAACTCAGCGGGAACGACGGCATTATCCGGAAGCAGATGGTGGGCCGCGGCGGGAGACCGTCCTTCGCCTCGGTCCTCTACCGGCTCGCCACGGGACGGCAATACGGGTCTGCCCCGGTTTTCCTGAACTACACGCTGACACGCTCCATTCCCTTCTACCGCCTTGACGACGTCATGGACGGCAGGATCGACAGGAAAGCCTTTTCAGGGAAAACGGTCGTCCTCGGTTACATCAGCGGATACGAGGACGTCCACGCCACGCCCCTCAAGGGGGACATCTTCCCCGCGGACCCGGCTGAGCGGAACGCCTCGTCTCGTCGGCCCGGAAGCGGCAGAATGCCCGGTCCCGTGATCCACGGCACAATAGCGGAGACGATGCTGACGGGCACCTCCCTGACGGAGGCGCCCCTTGCCGTCAATGTCGCGGTCCTCATTGTCCTGGCAGGTGTGTCGCTCGCGGTGATATCCCTCATGAGGCCTCTTCCGGCGATCGCCGCGCTCGTCGCCCTCGCGGTCCTCTTCTTTGCCGTCAATCTCCTCCTCTTCTCCGCGGGGTGCTACATCCATATCTTTCCCCAGGCGATCGCGCCCTTCGTCGTTGCCATCCTCGTTTATCCCTACCGGTATCTCGTCGAGGAAAGGACGCGGCGAAAAGTGGAGAAGGTCTTCGGTTACTACATGGACAGGAATGTTCTCGACAGGCTCCTCGATATGGATCCGGAGTCCCTCCTTGCCGGCGAAGCGCGTGACGTTTCCATCCTGTTCCTGGATGTCCGGAATTTCACGGCCCTCTCGACACAAAGGGAGGCGCGCCAGGTGGTGGGCTTCCTCAATTTTTTCTTCGGCGCCCTCACGGAAAGGATACAGGAGCGCGGTGGCTTCGTGAACAAGTTCATCGGCGACGGTCTGCTGGCCTTTTTCATGACAGGGGAGAGCCCTGCCGCCGATGCGGTATCGGCTGCCCTCGATATCCTCGACGAGACGAGGCGCCTCAATGACGAAGGCCGGTTCAGGGAGTCCATTGGTGATTGGCGGGTGGGTGTCGGGATCGGCATACACCATGGTGAGGTCATCCTCGGCAACATAGGCTCTGAGAGGAAAATGGACTTCACCATCATCGGCGAGCACGTGAACATCGCCTCCCGCATCGAGGGCCTCACGAAGGAGGCGGGAACGGCCCTTCTCGTCAGCAGCGACGCCCGCACCGCGGCCGGGGACGCTTTCCCGTGGAAGACCCTGGGAGAATTCGCCGTCAAGGGGGTCGAGCGCCCCATTTCCCTTTACACCGTCGGGGAGACGTGA
- a CDS encoding AbrB/MazE/SpoVT family DNA-binding domain-containing protein gives MFGVTEEVKVGVKSQIVIPARIRNSVKVNPGDVLIMTSDRNGRISLMKKPEDWAEASFGCCKGAWGDNPLEYLKKERETWG, from the coding sequence ATGTTCGGTGTGACAGAAGAGGTAAAGGTGGGAGTGAAGAGCCAGATCGTTATTCCCGCCCGAATCCGCAACAGCGTGAAGGTCAACCCCGGCGATGTCCTGATCATGACGAGCGATAGAAATGGGCGTATTTCTCTCATGAAGAAACCAGAGGACTGGGCAGAAGCGTCTTTCGGCTGCTGCAAGGGAGCCTGGGGCGACAACCCGTTGGAATATCTCAAGAAAGAGCGTGAAACGTGGGGGTAA
- a CDS encoding ABC transporter permease, whose product MKDILRRTVRHHLALVGLIILVPMFFCALFAPVISPHDPIEPDIKNILSAPSLSHPFGTDTLGRDVFSRVLYGTRISLLVGFVSVGIAILIGLILGAISGYFGGMVDEAIMRFVDLMMCFPTFFLILAVIAILEPSIWNIMIVIGLTSWMGTARLVRAEILSIKSKEYVMAAKAQGFNSLRIIFRHVLPNAVTPVYVVATLGIGGAILTESALSFLGIGVQPPTPSWGNILTQAKDNIEVAWWLSLYPGLAIFVTVMGYNLLGEGLRDV is encoded by the coding sequence ATGAAAGACATTCTCAGACGGACAGTGCGGCACCACCTTGCGCTCGTAGGGCTCATCATCCTTGTTCCCATGTTCTTCTGCGCCCTCTTCGCGCCGGTCATCTCGCCTCACGACCCCATCGAGCCGGACATAAAGAACATACTCTCGGCGCCCAGCCTCTCCCATCCCTTCGGCACGGACACGCTGGGCAGGGACGTCTTCTCCCGGGTCCTCTACGGGACGCGGATATCCCTCCTCGTGGGATTCGTCTCCGTGGGCATCGCCATCCTCATCGGGCTCATCCTGGGGGCCATATCTGGTTATTTCGGGGGGATGGTGGACGAGGCCATCATGCGCTTCGTCGACCTCATGATGTGCTTCCCGACGTTCTTTCTCATCCTTGCCGTCATTGCCATCCTGGAGCCCAGCATCTGGAACATCATGATCGTCATCGGGCTGACGAGCTGGATGGGCACGGCGCGTCTCGTGCGGGCGGAGATACTGAGCATAAAGAGCAAGGAATATGTCATGGCCGCGAAGGCGCAGGGGTTCAATTCCCTGAGGATAATCTTCCGCCACGTCCTGCCCAATGCGGTGACACCCGTCTACGTCGTCGCGACGCTGGGTATCGGCGGGGCCATCCTGACGGAATCGGCGCTGTCCTTTCTCGGCATCGGCGTCCAGCCCCCCACACCGAGCTGGGGCAACATCCTCACCCAGGCGAAGGACAACATAGAGGTGGCCTGGTGGCTCTCCCTCTACCCCGGCCTCGCCATCTTCGTCACCGTCATGGGCTACAACCTCCTCGGCGAAGGCTTAAGGGATGT
- a CDS encoding radical SAM protein — MLLINPPVAKPCEPPAGLARLAGALKDAGHPVRVLDMNVEGMLRLLSSTVPGGDRWSQRAARDLSRNLDALRDERTYRNFDRYKRCVNDVNRSFFFAGGENTRLSLADYEDKRLSPIRSEDLMEAARHPGDSPFYEHFAGRLREELGRGGERFAGFSLTYLSQALGAFAMMGFVRSEFPKVKIILGGGLVTSWMSAPAWKNNFGGLIDHVVAGPGETFLLGLLGSPSEAGGRKISASYAYDAFPLKDYLSPGMVMPYSTSTGCYYGKCSFCPETAEDTPYAELAPIEAAAGLRELAQEYRPALAHIVDNAISPSVLKALINTPPGVPWYGFARVTKELTDGGFCRDLRASGCVMLKLGIESGDQDVLDGMRKGIRLTDVSKALKTLSGAGIGTYAYLLFGTPWESEGTARRTMDFVVEHHESIGFVNLAVFNLPHGSPDAAGLEAKPFSGGDLSFYTDFVHPKGWDRKKVRRFLDREFTRHPAIREIVKRQPPYFTSNHAPFFCHSMT, encoded by the coding sequence GTGCTCCTTATCAATCCCCCGGTAGCCAAACCCTGCGAACCTCCCGCGGGACTCGCGCGTCTCGCCGGCGCCTTGAAGGATGCCGGCCATCCCGTGAGGGTCCTAGACATGAACGTCGAGGGTATGCTCCGGCTCCTTTCCAGTACAGTCCCCGGTGGCGACAGGTGGTCGCAGAGGGCCGCGCGAGACCTTTCCCGAAACCTCGATGCCCTTCGGGACGAAAGGACATACCGCAACTTCGACCGCTACAAGAGATGCGTCAACGACGTCAACCGGTCTTTTTTCTTTGCCGGTGGAGAGAACACAAGGCTCAGCCTCGCCGATTATGAGGACAAACGTTTGTCACCGATCAGAAGCGAGGACCTCATGGAGGCGGCTCGTCACCCCGGGGACAGCCCTTTCTACGAGCACTTCGCAGGACGTCTCAGGGAGGAGTTGGGGCGCGGCGGGGAGAGGTTCGCGGGATTCTCGCTCACCTACCTCAGTCAGGCCCTTGGCGCGTTTGCGATGATGGGTTTCGTGAGAAGCGAGTTCCCGAAGGTGAAGATAATCCTTGGCGGGGGACTGGTGACGTCATGGATGAGCGCGCCGGCATGGAAGAACAACTTCGGCGGCCTCATCGATCACGTCGTTGCGGGTCCGGGAGAGACCTTTCTTCTCGGACTTCTCGGATCGCCGTCCGAGGCGGGAGGCAGGAAGATCTCCGCCTCCTACGCTTACGATGCATTCCCTCTGAAGGATTACCTGTCGCCGGGGATGGTCATGCCCTACAGCACATCGACGGGGTGCTACTACGGCAAATGCTCTTTCTGTCCCGAAACGGCCGAAGACACCCCATACGCGGAGCTCGCGCCGATAGAGGCGGCGGCCGGGTTGAGAGAGCTTGCGCAAGAGTACCGTCCCGCTCTGGCACACATCGTCGACAACGCGATAAGCCCTTCCGTCCTCAAGGCTCTCATCAATACGCCGCCCGGCGTTCCCTGGTACGGCTTTGCCCGGGTGACGAAGGAACTGACGGACGGGGGGTTCTGCCGGGACCTCAGGGCTTCCGGCTGCGTCATGCTCAAGCTTGGCATCGAGTCGGGGGATCAGGATGTCCTTGACGGCATGCGGAAGGGGATACGTCTGACCGACGTATCGAAGGCCCTGAAGACCCTGTCCGGGGCGGGCATCGGAACATACGCCTATCTCCTTTTCGGGACGCCCTGGGAGAGTGAGGGGACAGCACGAAGGACCATGGACTTCGTCGTTGAGCACCATGAGTCCATCGGGTTTGTCAACCTCGCCGTCTTCAACCTTCCCCACGGAAGCCCCGATGCCGCTGGCCTCGAGGCGAAGCCCTTCTCTGGCGGCGACCTCTCCTTCTACACGGACTTTGTCCATCCGAAGGGATGGGACCGCAAAAAGGTGAGGCGCTTTCTCGACAGGGAATTCACGCGCCATCCCGCCATCCGGGAGATCGTGAAGCGCCAGCCCCCCTACTTCACATCCAATCACGCGCCGTTTTTCTGCCATAGTATGACATAA
- a CDS encoding type II toxin-antitoxin system VapC family toxin, whose amino-acid sequence MGVKDFLARYRTIAIDTNVFISVFSREPLGEKVVPIIDAVANKGTHKFIASVLSFAECAVLPYREGNWAALDQIKLMFQMPNLTVRPMDEVVAEEAARVRAVYNFKMPDAIITATAIVHGADVLLTNDRLLAGIKEIPVSLLETL is encoded by the coding sequence GTGGGGGTAAAGGATTTTCTGGCCCGATACAGAACGATAGCGATCGATACGAACGTATTCATCTCGGTGTTCTCGCGGGAACCGCTGGGGGAAAAAGTTGTTCCCATAATTGATGCTGTCGCCAACAAGGGAACCCACAAATTCATCGCGTCCGTCCTGTCTTTCGCCGAATGTGCTGTGCTTCCCTATCGGGAGGGAAATTGGGCCGCCCTCGACCAGATCAAGCTCATGTTCCAGATGCCGAATCTCACCGTTCGTCCCATGGACGAAGTGGTCGCGGAGGAGGCGGCACGTGTCCGGGCGGTCTACAATTTCAAGATGCCCGACGCCATTATCACCGCGACCGCCATAGTCCATGGCGCCGATGTCCTTCTCACGAATGACCGGCTGCTGGCAGGTATCAAGGAGATTCCTGTCTCCTTGCTCGAGACTCTCTGA